One genomic region from Mesorhizobium terrae encodes:
- a CDS encoding dipeptidase has protein sequence MTETDLIPVFDGHNDTLLKLYQSGQSDVEKLFIEGSPASWHIDLPRARKGGLIGGMFAIFPPPQEERKAKDDGVISLPSDNEPLPPELPRSVAQESTLAMASILLRLERAGALAICRSAADIRAAMARNTMAAVFHIEGVEAIDTDLVMLDVLHAAGLRSLGIVWSRPNAFGHGVPFRFPSSPDTGDGLTDAGKALVKACNRLKIMIDLSHLNEKGFRDVARLSDAPLVATHSNVHALCPHSRNLTEWQLGAIKDSDGMVGLNYATGFLREDGRMNADTPLEVMVRHIDALLKALGEDRVGLGSDFDGAMIPATIGDAAGLPRLTDALAKHGYGRALIEKIAYRNWLRVLEKSIG, from the coding sequence ATGACCGAGACCGACCTGATCCCCGTCTTCGACGGCCACAATGACACGCTGCTCAAGCTCTACCAGTCCGGCCAGTCCGATGTCGAAAAGCTGTTCATCGAAGGGTCGCCGGCCAGCTGGCACATCGACCTGCCGCGCGCCAGGAAGGGCGGCCTGATCGGCGGCATGTTCGCCATCTTCCCGCCGCCGCAGGAAGAGCGCAAGGCCAAGGACGACGGCGTCATCTCGTTGCCAAGCGACAACGAGCCGCTGCCGCCGGAACTGCCGCGTTCGGTCGCGCAGGAAAGCACGCTCGCCATGGCCTCGATCCTGCTCCGGCTCGAACGGGCCGGCGCCCTCGCCATCTGCCGCAGCGCCGCCGACATCCGCGCAGCGATGGCCAGGAACACGATGGCCGCGGTCTTCCACATCGAGGGCGTCGAGGCGATCGACACCGACCTCGTCATGCTCGACGTGCTGCACGCCGCCGGCCTGCGCTCGCTGGGCATCGTCTGGAGCCGCCCGAACGCCTTCGGTCATGGCGTGCCGTTCCGCTTCCCGTCCTCGCCCGACACCGGCGACGGGCTGACCGATGCCGGCAAGGCGCTGGTCAAGGCCTGCAACAGGCTGAAGATCATGATCGACCTGTCCCACCTCAACGAAAAAGGCTTCCGCGACGTCGCCAGGCTTTCCGATGCGCCGCTGGTCGCCACCCATTCCAACGTGCACGCGTTGTGTCCGCATTCGCGCAACCTGACCGAGTGGCAGCTCGGCGCCATCAAGGACAGCGACGGCATGGTCGGCCTGAACTACGCCACCGGCTTCCTGCGCGAGGACGGCCGCATGAATGCCGACACGCCGCTGGAGGTGATGGTGCGCCACATCGATGCGCTGTTGAAGGCGCTGGGCGAGGATCGCGTCGGCCTGGGTTCGGATTTCGACGGCGCCATGATCCCGGCCACCATCGGCGACGCCGCCGGCCTGCCCAGGCTCACCGACGCGCTGGCCAAGCACGGCTATGGCCGCGCCCTCATCGAAAAGATCGCCTACCGCAACTGGCTGCGCGTGCTGGAAAAGTCGATCGGGTGA
- a CDS encoding malonate--CoA ligase gives MANTLYDALFKPHEASEATFLRLKDGSTVSYAGFLALSARFAHAMAEAGITPGDRVALQARKSVEALAVYAAAVRMGAVFLPLNTAYTAAEVDYFVSDAGAKLLICDSASEAALRSVADKAGAVLMTLSGDGSGTLKDRAQGKPATFAPAERGPDDLAAFLYTSGTTGRSKGAMLTHDNLLSNAEALVDTWRFTKDDVLLHALPIFHTHGLFVATNVILLAGGSAVFLPGLDLDDLVANMPVATTMMGVPTFYTRLLADPRLTHELVAHMRLFVSGSAPLLAETHRDFEARTGKRILERYGMTETNMNTSNPYEGERRAGTVGQPLPGVSVRIADPDTGKPVAAGGIGVIEVKGRNVFKGYWNMPEKTAQEFRVDGYFITGDLATQDADGYVTIVGRAKDLIIAGGYNIYPKEIELLLDEIPGVEESAVVGVPHPDLGEGVVGIVTARKGTTLDEATLLAGLSTKLARFKQPRRIFVVDELPRNTMGKVQKNLLRERFAGTFKG, from the coding sequence TTGGCCAACACGCTCTACGATGCCCTGTTCAAGCCGCATGAAGCGAGCGAGGCCACCTTCCTGCGGCTGAAGGACGGGTCGACGGTTTCTTATGCCGGCTTCCTCGCGCTGTCGGCGCGGTTTGCCCATGCCATGGCCGAGGCCGGCATTACGCCCGGCGACCGCGTGGCGCTGCAGGCCAGGAAATCGGTGGAAGCGCTGGCCGTCTACGCGGCGGCGGTGCGCATGGGCGCGGTGTTCCTGCCGCTGAACACCGCCTATACGGCCGCCGAGGTCGACTATTTCGTCAGCGATGCCGGCGCGAAACTGCTGATCTGCGACAGTGCAAGCGAAGCGGCGCTGCGGTCGGTGGCCGACAAAGCGGGTGCTGTGCTGATGACGCTTAGTGGCGACGGGTCCGGCACGCTGAAGGACAGGGCGCAAGGCAAGCCCGCGACCTTCGCCCCGGCTGAACGTGGGCCGGACGATCTCGCCGCCTTCCTCTACACCTCCGGCACCACCGGGCGCTCCAAGGGCGCGATGCTGACGCACGACAATCTGCTCTCCAATGCCGAGGCGCTGGTCGATACGTGGCGTTTCACCAAGGACGACGTGCTGTTGCACGCCTTGCCGATCTTCCACACGCACGGCTTGTTCGTGGCGACCAACGTCATTTTGCTCGCCGGCGGCTCGGCGGTCTTCCTGCCCGGCCTCGACCTGGACGACCTTGTCGCCAACATGCCGGTGGCGACGACGATGATGGGCGTGCCCACCTTCTATACGAGGTTGCTGGCCGACCCCCGGCTGACGCACGAGCTTGTCGCCCATATGCGCCTGTTCGTTTCCGGCAGCGCGCCGCTGCTTGCCGAGACGCACCGCGACTTCGAGGCGCGTACGGGCAAACGCATTCTCGAACGCTACGGCATGACCGAGACCAACATGAACACCTCGAACCCCTATGAGGGCGAGCGCCGCGCCGGCACTGTCGGCCAGCCGCTGCCGGGCGTCTCCGTCCGCATCGCCGACCCGGACACCGGCAAGCCCGTGGCTGCGGGCGGCATCGGCGTCATCGAGGTGAAGGGCCGCAATGTCTTCAAGGGCTACTGGAACATGCCGGAAAAGACCGCGCAGGAGTTTCGGGTCGACGGCTATTTCATCACCGGCGATCTCGCCACGCAGGATGCTGACGGCTACGTCACCATCGTCGGCCGCGCCAAGGACCTGATCATCGCCGGCGGCTACAACATCTATCCGAAGGAAATCGAGCTTCTGCTGGACGAGATACCCGGCGTCGAGGAATCGGCGGTGGTCGGCGTGCCGCATCCCGACCTCGGCGAGGGCGTCGTCGGCATCGTCACCGCGCGCAAGGGCACGACGCTGGACGAGGCTACCCTGCTTGCCGGATTGTCGACGAAGCTTGCCCGCTTCAAGCAGCCGCGCCGCATCTTCGTGGTCGACGAATTGCCGCGCAACACGATGGGCAAGGTGCAGAAGAATTTGTTGCGCGAACGGTTCGCCGGGACGTTCAAAGGATAG
- the phaR gene encoding polyhydroxyalkanoate synthesis repressor PhaR, with translation MAAKNEPVVIKKYANRRLYNTGTSTYVTLEDLAEMVKKGEDFTVQDAKTGDDITHPVLTQIIFELENKDGQNMLPIPFLRQLIAFYGDQMQMIVPSFLEQSMLAFSKEQERFREQMKSSLGKSPMDMMKLATPMKALEEQTRRNMEMFQNAMRMFTPFPGAATGGASSTAAEPARAEPAKAEPAEKTDDLQELKEQIAAMQRKLDKLS, from the coding sequence ATGGCGGCGAAAAACGAACCGGTGGTCATCAAGAAATATGCCAACCGCCGGCTCTACAACACGGGCACCAGCACCTATGTGACGCTCGAGGACCTCGCCGAAATGGTGAAGAAGGGCGAGGACTTCACCGTGCAGGACGCCAAGACCGGCGACGACATCACCCACCCGGTTCTCACCCAGATCATCTTCGAGCTGGAGAACAAGGACGGGCAGAACATGCTGCCCATTCCGTTCCTGCGCCAGCTCATCGCCTTCTATGGCGACCAGATGCAGATGATCGTGCCGTCATTCCTCGAACAGTCGATGCTCGCCTTCTCCAAGGAGCAGGAGCGCTTCCGCGAACAGATGAAATCGTCGCTCGGCAAATCGCCGATGGACATGATGAAGTTGGCGACGCCGATGAAGGCGCTGGAGGAACAGACACGGCGCAACATGGAAATGTTCCAGAACGCCATGCGCATGTTCACGCCCTTCCCCGGGGCTGCGACGGGCGGTGCCTCGAGCACGGCCGCCGAGCCGGCCAGAGCCGAACCCGCCAAGGCGGAGCCGGCCGAAAAGACCGACGATCTGCAGGAACTGAAGGAACAGATCGCCGCCATGCAGCGCAAGCTGGACAAGCTTTCGTAG